From one Anopheles cruzii chromosome 3, idAnoCruzAS_RS32_06, whole genome shotgun sequence genomic stretch:
- the LOC128274386 gene encoding epidermal growth factor receptor substrate 15 homolog isoform X5, whose protein sequence is MSADESDRIPSTTLAVLRGILVKSLSRENLTLTDQQQLLGGRRDRHVQFSLAGNRDASAQKQSRPSSANRDRTTLHDPVPHTLHWFACVGDDGVDCGSRNTEELQKEREERIKQMKERQNEDRQKKLEELKAQALAAQKFREQKEEERRRRMDDLRRRENDRRSQVEERRRAIIEADNERREYILRKNQERDQRMETKRRNDRGSIQFAFGSSTPRMIDTSDSGMCSSFWAHRRATSITNVAYTGAALTRRSSERELTDGAAKKRATSASGLDRSTDDDTAEMNYQRTVNRRKTDLMPTIPSPRDSSRSSLGTHTPRTPGRAFSMTRLDQLATPRRRNGEHISAIAERERRQALELDNLTRLSLSSSRSSPTGTASKRMSRSMSQLAGGGGGGSGGAKYRNQSQDSSSGRSYGGGGGRKSLFNSSIHSGSSSPMRRTDTSKSMSQLNAATNLSVGSGPRSTTKTERLRHQHHQQQQQQSPSNQQQQLTNGLRSGEMTPTSLNTSRPGSALSSSTIASGVVYRRSMPAQRKARPASIAVTGVTASGLKEEKPPLPKTGSGVSAAGFTHGGSKLRLSSAGSGSINTTPVKSASGTETPTRKPLSLHSAEKRAARGAITSRVPSTASASTPLQSPGPEKAARNLQDSLKKSAEVSKKLSSVSDDKPVPKQPAKQEQELPVEVKVEEKQQEPVVLLEELPVTVPVQPETVPQEPLLVFEQPAGPNSEQQPLVQLEWQQQLPEEVSTVVQPETILIVTEDVVTPTASVAIDELEVSPVKQQEPDGRDTAPETLVAPVAEVQESNLVAVDAGAGGDAMTASMIAKRITTEGEAKAALAERRRLAREEAERQAELERQRIEAEEQAERQRVLDEEERLRKLEEETIRLAEEQRRTEDERLQQAIEEARRRDEEDRKRREEEARQKVEREEAERKAREEAERQRLEMVERLKKEEKEREERRKRVEAIMSRTRAKGTANNTPTKNNEDDKENSMSKSQIVLSSTPAALPTGTAMSASTISMTDSFIASEIRQEQEQQHLQQQNSQESLEKTMESLSLSNNNINATHSSSNSSSNSSSSETIANNNNNNNNGGNNSIEFERTVTDKENMLLASGGGGIPAANNNLNNGTSGGASNGTSGPTSTDCALNDAPMVMTTANGKADPATSNGSHGSSTNSTSDLIIEDALMGQTNGHKNGTIDNVFEEHVADAMPLRSATVPLEIADFLSPKRQSYDLCAAAAAAGTFDPFSPFDDGSYGQDADLQQHSSFDSSATSSTGTTDTTTVTTTGTGAVASYDQLIDFASLPAADDDDIGSTTNDSNFNPLAAPFGGAPEAPGSSDTQHHPFDYHNLSNNNSINLFDTTSYDDGSSATTTNTTTTRFNNNNNASIANPRLVSATSDGQEHRDLSLL, encoded by the exons AACTGCAAAAGGAGCGCGAGGAGCGAATAAAACAGATGAAGGAGCGGCAAAACGAGGATCGGCAGAAAAAACTCGAGGAACTGAAGGCACAAGCGCTGGCGGCACAAAAGTTCCGCGAGCAGAAAGAGGAAGAGCGCCGACGACGGATGGACGACCTGCGGAGGCGAGAAAATGACCGACGGTCACAGGTCGAGGAGCGGCGCCGGGCCATCATCGAGGCCGACAACGAGCGGCGGGAGTACATCCTGCGCAAGAACCAGGAGCGCGACCAGCGGATGGAGACGAAACGGCGCAACGACCGCGGCTCGATTCAGTTCGCCTTCGGCTCGTCGACGCCGCGGATGATCGATACCAGTGACAGCGGCATGTGCAGTTCGTTCTGGGCGCACAGGAG GGCCACGTCCATCACGAACGTAGCGTACACCGGAGCGGCACTGACGAGGCGCAGTTCCGAGCGTGAGCTAACTGACGGTGCGGCCAAAAAGCGAGCAACCTCCGCCAGCGGtctcgaccgatcgaccgatg ACGATACAGCAGAAATGAACTATCAGCGCACTGTCAATCGTCGAAAGACCGATCTAATGCCTACCATTCCTAGTCCTCGCGATAGCTCTAGATCGTCTCTCGGTACACATACTCCCAGAACACCAG GACGAGCGTTCTCGATGACACGCTTGGATCAGCTGGCGACACCGCGTCGGCGCAACGGTGAACACATCAGCGCGATAGCGGAGCGCGAGCGTCGCCAGGCCCTGGAGCTGGACAACCTGACCCGCCTCTCGCTGTCTTCGTCCCGCTCGTCGCCAACCGGCACGGCCAGCAAGCGCATGTCACGCAGCATGTCGCaactggccggcggcggtggcggtggcagcggtggcgccAAGTACCGGAATCAGTCGCAGGACTCGAGCTCGGGTCGCAGctacggtggcggcggaggtcgCAAGTCCTTGTTCAACAGCTCGATTCACAGTGGCAGCAGTTCGCCGATGCGCCGTACCGACACCTCCAAGAGCATGTCGCAGCTGAACGCCGCTACCAACTTGTCGGTGGGAAGTGGCCCCAGGTCCACCACCAAGACCGAGCGCTTGcgtcaccagcaccaccagcagcagcaacagcagagcCCCTcgaaccagcagcaacagttgaCGAATG GTCTCCGTTCCGGCGAAATGACACCGACCAGTCTGAACACGTCGCGGCCCGGAAGTGCCCTGTCCAGCTCGACCATTGCGTCCGGGGTCGTGTACCGACGGTCTATGCCAGCACAACGCAAAGCACGACCGGCTAGCATTGCCGTTACAGGGGTGACCGCCTCCGGGTTGAAGGaag AGAAACCTCCACTTCCAAAGACAGGATCCGGTGTGTCGGCGGCCGGGTTTACGCATGGTGGAAGCAAGCTCCGATTGTCGAgtgccggttccggaagcATTAACACGACGCCCGTAAAATCAGCGTCCGGCACGGAAACTCCGACCAGGAAGCCACTGTCGTTGCACTCAGCCGAAAAGCGTGCGGCACGCGGTGCGATCACCTCGCGTGTACCGTCGACGGCTTCCGCCTCGACGCCATTGCAatcgcccggaccggaaaaggcGGCTCGCAATTTGCAGGACTCGCTGAAGAAATCGGCCGAGGTGTCGAAGAAGTTGTCCTCGGTCTCGGACGATAAGCCGGTCCCCAAGCAGCCGGCTAAGCAGGAGCAGGAACTGCCGGTAGAAGTAAAAGTTGAGGAGAAGCAACAGGAACCTGTCGTTTTACTGGAGGAGCTGCCAGTTACTGTGCCGGTGCAGCCAGAAACGGTGCCACAGGAGCCGTTGTTGGTGTTTGAgcagccggccgggccgaaCAGTGAACAGCAGCCACTCGTCCAACTggaatggcagcagcagctgccagAGGAGGTCAGTACGGTGGTGCAACCGGAAACGATCCTGATCGTAACGGAAGATGTCGTCACACCAACGGCATCGGTCGCTATCGACGAGCTTGAAGTGTCGCCAGTGAAGCAGCAGGAACCAGACGGCCGTGACACTGCCCCCGAGACTCTAGTCGCTCCGGTGGCGGAAGTGCAAGAGAGCAATCTGGTTGCTGTCgatgctggtgccggcggcgatgCGATGACGGCATCGATGATCGCCAAGCGCATCACGACCGAAGGGGAAGCCAAAGCCGCCCTAGCCGAGAGACGTCGGCTGGCGCGCGAAGAAGCCGAACGGCAAGCGGAACTGGAGCGCCAACGGATCGAGGCCGAGGAGCAGGCCGAACGGCAACGCGTTCTCGACGAGGAGGAACGATTGCGCAAATTGGAGGAGGAGACGATCCGTCTAGCCGAGGAGCAGCGCCGGACGGAGGATGAACGTCTACAGCAGGCCATCGAAGAGGCGCGTCGTCGCGACGAGGAAGACCGCAAGCGTCGCGAGGAAGAGGCCCGCCAGAAGGTTGAGCGTGAAGAAGCGGAGCGCAAAGCACGCGAAGAGGCCGAACGTCAACGGCTCGAGATGGTCGAGCGACTTAAGAAGGAGGAAAAGGAACGGGAGGAACGCCGGAAGCGCGTGGAAGCAATCATGTCCCGTACCCGGGCGAAGGGAACGGCCAACAACACCCCTACGAAg AACAATGAGGACGACAAGGAGAACTCCATGTCGAAGAGTCAGATTGTACTTTCGTCGACACCGGCCGCTCTCCCGACTGGCACCGCCATGTCTGCGTCAACCATTTCGATGACCGACTCCTTCATTGCGTCCGAAATACGACAAGAACAGGAGCAACAACATCTGCAACAACAAAATTCCCAAGAATCGCTGGAAAAGACCATGGAATCGTTGTCGCTAAGCAATAACAACATTAACGCCACCcacagcagtagcaacagcagcagcaacagtagcagcagtgaAACAATAGcgaacaataataacaataacaacaacggtggcaacaacagcatcgaGTTTGAACGGACCGTGACGGATAAGGAAAACATGCTCCTtgcgtccggtggtggcggcattCCTGCTGCCAACAACAATCTCAACAACGGAACCAGCGGTGGTGCAAGTAATGGTACCTCCGGGCCAACCAGCACAGATTGTGCCCTCAACGATGCTCCGATggtgatgacgacggcgaatGGTAAGGCGGATCCAGCCACCAGTAACGGcagccacggcagcagcaccaacagcacctCGGATCTGATCATCGAGGACGCGCTGATGGGTCAAACCAACGGACACAAGAATGGCACCATCGACAATGTGTT CGAGGAGCATGTCGCTGACGCAATGCCACTTCGTTCCGCCACCGTCCCGCTGGAGATCGCTGACTTCCTTTCACCGAAGCGACAAAGTTACGATCtatgtgctgctgccgctgccgctgggaCATTCGATCCCTTTTCTCCTTTCGATGATGGTTCATATGGCCAGGATGCGGATCTGCAGCAACACTCTTCGTTCGATTCATCGGCGACTTCGTCGACTGGAACGACCGACACGACAACCGTTACGACGACTGGTACCGGGGCTGTTGCTAGCTACGACCAGTTGATCGACTTCGCTAGTCTCCCCGCggctgacgatgacgacatcGGTTCCACCACTAACGATTCCAACTTCAATCCCTTGGCGGCACCGTTCGGTggtgcaccggaagcacccGGAAGCAGCGATACCCAGCATCACCCGTTCGACTACCATAACCTCTCCAACAATAATAGTATTAACTTGTTCGACACCACGTCGTATGACGACGGGAGTAgtgcaaccaccaccaacaccaccaccactaggtttaacaataataacaatgCATCCATCGCCAACCCGCGGCTAGTCTCGGCCACATCCGACGGTCAAGAACATCGAG ACTTGTCGCTCTTGTGA